From Seriola aureovittata isolate HTS-2021-v1 ecotype China chromosome 16, ASM2101889v1, whole genome shotgun sequence, one genomic window encodes:
- the LOC130184086 gene encoding cyclic AMP-responsive element-binding protein 5-like isoform X1, producing MNDKQDRPYVCGAPGCSQRFQLEEHLIIHRHKHEMTLKFPAIKTDTAFTDQTPTPTRFLQNCEEVGLFKEIEEEFLQAQEEEKSKQTLTHNGPPCMNQHQLKPQLQLQHPPQPQHPHPQPPLHHPQTHPLQHPQSHGPMVGPSCSLAAQQTLPSSQSGSVINQAPSTLTHSGPVPGPLSSLLHMRNRHRQPLPASLPGTLPDPAMQGASAQHMTLEKQMSCLMGIPGPVHNPSCSSPQRSKQTLGHHFQQHHPGMVAINNPVSSMGHMMEMISQRHQAPPLQHHHHPHHHPHHPQLPAPPLPFQQRCHAPPPQHLGSSHSHQLHQSGNVPHTQAHQSPPSHLHQASPPAPPLPVPAQLSPVAQQMQPSQPSHSQHAVQAGGSCSGGGTGGGGSNRRRRTAEQDPDERRQKFLERNRAAATRCRQKRKLWVSSLEKKAEELTHTNLQLQNEVTSLRSEVGQLKQILLTHKDCPVTARQREAQGYPTAGVSPGGSPTPVGPGSHLQAIQHNSISTSSTAAGDTSHDPQPGR from the exons ATGAATGACAAACAGGACAGGCCTTATGTGTGTGGCGCCCCAGGCTGCTCTCAG CGCTTCCAGTTAGAGGAGCACCTGATCATCCACAGACACAAGCATGAGATGACCCTCAAGTTCCCCGCCATCAAAACGGACACAGCTTTTACAG ACCAGACACCGACGCCAACCCGATTTTTACAGAACTGTGAAGAGGTTGGTCTGTTCAAGGAGATAGAGGAAGAGTTTCTTCAAGcacaagaagaggaaaagagcaaaCAG ACGCTTACCCATAATGGGCCACCCTGTATGAACCAGCACCAGCTCAAACCCCAGCTTCAGCTCCAGCACCCACCCCAGCCTCAGCACCCACATCCCCAGCCACCGCTGCACCATCCCCAGACCCATCCCCTGCAGCATCCCCAGTCCCATGGCCCGATGGTGGGCCCAAGCTGCAGCCTGGCTGCCCAGCAAACTCTGCCCTCCTCCCAGTCTGGATCAGTCATCAACCAGGCTCCTTCCACGCTCACACACTCAGG CCCAGTTCCCGGGCCactgtcctccctcctccacatgcggaacagacacagacaaccGCTGCCAGCCTCTTTACCTGGCACCCTGCCAGACCCCGCCATGCAAGGGGCATCTGCTCAGCACATGACT ctaGAGAAGCAGATGTCTTGTCTAATGGGTATACCAGGTCCTGTACACAACCCCTCCTGTTCCTCGCCTCAG AGATCCAAACAGACACTGGGCCATCATTTCCAACAGCATCACCCAGGAATGGTCGCCATTAACAACCCTGTTTCATCCATGGGTCATATGATGGAGATGATTTCACAGCGCCACCAGGCACCTCCACTACAACAccaccatcatcctcatcaccatcctcatcatccACAGCTTCCGGCTCCACCCCTCCCCTTCCAACAGCGATGTCatgcccctcctccacagcacCTGGGAAGCTCGCACAGCCACCAGCTTCACCAGTCAGGGAATGTACCGCACACTCAGGCTCACCAATCACCGCCTTCACACCTGCACCAGGCCTCACCTCCTGCACCTCCACTGCCTGTTCCAGCACAG TTATCACCAGTTGCACAACAAATGCAGCCCTCGCAACCTTCCCATTCCCAGCATGCCGTGCAGGCAGGTGGTAGCTGCAGTGGTGgtgggacaggaggaggaggcagcaacCGCCGCAGGAGGACGGCAGAGCAGGACCCTGACGAACGCAGGCAGAAGTTTCTGGAACGTAATCGGGCTGCAGCCACCCGCTGCCGACAGAAGAGAAAGCTGTGGGTGTCGTCGCTGGAGAAGAAAGCTGAGGAGCTGACGCACACaaacctgcagctgcag AACGAGGTGACGTCATTGAGGTCGGAGGTGGGTCAGCTGAAGCAGATTCTGCTCACCCACAAGGACTGTCCTGTCACCGCCCGGCAGAGAGAGGCACAGGGGTACCCCA ctGCAGGGGTGAGCCCAGGAGGAAGTCCCACCCCTGTAGGTCCTGGGTCTCATCTGCAGGCCATCCAACACAACAGCATCTCCACCTCCTCAACAGCTGCAGGCGACACAAGCCACGACCCCCAGCCTGGACGCTAG
- the LOC130184086 gene encoding cyclic AMP-responsive element-binding protein 5-like isoform X3, with protein MTLKFPAIKTDTAFTDQTPTPTRFLQNCEEVGLFKEIEEEFLQAQEEEKSKQTLTHNGPPCMNQHQLKPQLQLQHPPQPQHPHPQPPLHHPQTHPLQHPQSHGPMVGPSCSLAAQQTLPSSQSGSVINQAPSTLTHSGPVPGPLSSLLHMRNRHRQPLPASLPGTLPDPAMQGASAQHMTLEKQMSCLMGIPGPVHNPSCSSPQRSKQTLGHHFQQHHPGMVAINNPVSSMGHMMEMISQRHQAPPLQHHHHPHHHPHHPQLPAPPLPFQQRCHAPPPQHLGSSHSHQLHQSGNVPHTQAHQSPPSHLHQASPPAPPLPVPAQLSPVAQQMQPSQPSHSQHAVQAGGSCSGGGTGGGGSNRRRRTAEQDPDERRQKFLERNRAAATRCRQKRKLWVSSLEKKAEELTHTNLQLQNEVTSLRSEVGQLKQILLTHKDCPVTARQREAQGYPTAGVSPGGSPTPVGPGSHLQAIQHNSISTSSTAAGDTSHDPQPGR; from the exons ATGACCCTCAAGTTCCCCGCCATCAAAACGGACACAGCTTTTACAG ACCAGACACCGACGCCAACCCGATTTTTACAGAACTGTGAAGAGGTTGGTCTGTTCAAGGAGATAGAGGAAGAGTTTCTTCAAGcacaagaagaggaaaagagcaaaCAG ACGCTTACCCATAATGGGCCACCCTGTATGAACCAGCACCAGCTCAAACCCCAGCTTCAGCTCCAGCACCCACCCCAGCCTCAGCACCCACATCCCCAGCCACCGCTGCACCATCCCCAGACCCATCCCCTGCAGCATCCCCAGTCCCATGGCCCGATGGTGGGCCCAAGCTGCAGCCTGGCTGCCCAGCAAACTCTGCCCTCCTCCCAGTCTGGATCAGTCATCAACCAGGCTCCTTCCACGCTCACACACTCAGG CCCAGTTCCCGGGCCactgtcctccctcctccacatgcggaacagacacagacaaccGCTGCCAGCCTCTTTACCTGGCACCCTGCCAGACCCCGCCATGCAAGGGGCATCTGCTCAGCACATGACT ctaGAGAAGCAGATGTCTTGTCTAATGGGTATACCAGGTCCTGTACACAACCCCTCCTGTTCCTCGCCTCAG AGATCCAAACAGACACTGGGCCATCATTTCCAACAGCATCACCCAGGAATGGTCGCCATTAACAACCCTGTTTCATCCATGGGTCATATGATGGAGATGATTTCACAGCGCCACCAGGCACCTCCACTACAACAccaccatcatcctcatcaccatcctcatcatccACAGCTTCCGGCTCCACCCCTCCCCTTCCAACAGCGATGTCatgcccctcctccacagcacCTGGGAAGCTCGCACAGCCACCAGCTTCACCAGTCAGGGAATGTACCGCACACTCAGGCTCACCAATCACCGCCTTCACACCTGCACCAGGCCTCACCTCCTGCACCTCCACTGCCTGTTCCAGCACAG TTATCACCAGTTGCACAACAAATGCAGCCCTCGCAACCTTCCCATTCCCAGCATGCCGTGCAGGCAGGTGGTAGCTGCAGTGGTGgtgggacaggaggaggaggcagcaacCGCCGCAGGAGGACGGCAGAGCAGGACCCTGACGAACGCAGGCAGAAGTTTCTGGAACGTAATCGGGCTGCAGCCACCCGCTGCCGACAGAAGAGAAAGCTGTGGGTGTCGTCGCTGGAGAAGAAAGCTGAGGAGCTGACGCACACaaacctgcagctgcag AACGAGGTGACGTCATTGAGGTCGGAGGTGGGTCAGCTGAAGCAGATTCTGCTCACCCACAAGGACTGTCCTGTCACCGCCCGGCAGAGAGAGGCACAGGGGTACCCCA ctGCAGGGGTGAGCCCAGGAGGAAGTCCCACCCCTGTAGGTCCTGGGTCTCATCTGCAGGCCATCCAACACAACAGCATCTCCACCTCCTCAACAGCTGCAGGCGACACAAGCCACGACCCCCAGCCTGGACGCTAG
- the LOC130184086 gene encoding cyclic AMP-responsive element-binding protein 5-like isoform X2: MNDKQDRPYVCGAPGCSQRFQLEEHLIIHRHKHEMTLKFPAIKTDTAFTDQTPTPTRFLQNCEEVGLFKEIEEEFLQAQEEEKSKQTLTHNGPPCMNQHQLKPQLQLQHPPQPQHPHPQPPLHHPQTHPLQHPQSHGPMVGPSCSLAAQQTLPSSQSGSVINQAPSTLTHSGPVPGPLSSLLHMRNRHRQPLPASLPGTLPDPAMQGASAQHMTRSKQTLGHHFQQHHPGMVAINNPVSSMGHMMEMISQRHQAPPLQHHHHPHHHPHHPQLPAPPLPFQQRCHAPPPQHLGSSHSHQLHQSGNVPHTQAHQSPPSHLHQASPPAPPLPVPAQLSPVAQQMQPSQPSHSQHAVQAGGSCSGGGTGGGGSNRRRRTAEQDPDERRQKFLERNRAAATRCRQKRKLWVSSLEKKAEELTHTNLQLQNEVTSLRSEVGQLKQILLTHKDCPVTARQREAQGYPTAGVSPGGSPTPVGPGSHLQAIQHNSISTSSTAAGDTSHDPQPGR; this comes from the exons ATGAATGACAAACAGGACAGGCCTTATGTGTGTGGCGCCCCAGGCTGCTCTCAG CGCTTCCAGTTAGAGGAGCACCTGATCATCCACAGACACAAGCATGAGATGACCCTCAAGTTCCCCGCCATCAAAACGGACACAGCTTTTACAG ACCAGACACCGACGCCAACCCGATTTTTACAGAACTGTGAAGAGGTTGGTCTGTTCAAGGAGATAGAGGAAGAGTTTCTTCAAGcacaagaagaggaaaagagcaaaCAG ACGCTTACCCATAATGGGCCACCCTGTATGAACCAGCACCAGCTCAAACCCCAGCTTCAGCTCCAGCACCCACCCCAGCCTCAGCACCCACATCCCCAGCCACCGCTGCACCATCCCCAGACCCATCCCCTGCAGCATCCCCAGTCCCATGGCCCGATGGTGGGCCCAAGCTGCAGCCTGGCTGCCCAGCAAACTCTGCCCTCCTCCCAGTCTGGATCAGTCATCAACCAGGCTCCTTCCACGCTCACACACTCAGG CCCAGTTCCCGGGCCactgtcctccctcctccacatgcggaacagacacagacaaccGCTGCCAGCCTCTTTACCTGGCACCCTGCCAGACCCCGCCATGCAAGGGGCATCTGCTCAGCACATGACT AGATCCAAACAGACACTGGGCCATCATTTCCAACAGCATCACCCAGGAATGGTCGCCATTAACAACCCTGTTTCATCCATGGGTCATATGATGGAGATGATTTCACAGCGCCACCAGGCACCTCCACTACAACAccaccatcatcctcatcaccatcctcatcatccACAGCTTCCGGCTCCACCCCTCCCCTTCCAACAGCGATGTCatgcccctcctccacagcacCTGGGAAGCTCGCACAGCCACCAGCTTCACCAGTCAGGGAATGTACCGCACACTCAGGCTCACCAATCACCGCCTTCACACCTGCACCAGGCCTCACCTCCTGCACCTCCACTGCCTGTTCCAGCACAG TTATCACCAGTTGCACAACAAATGCAGCCCTCGCAACCTTCCCATTCCCAGCATGCCGTGCAGGCAGGTGGTAGCTGCAGTGGTGgtgggacaggaggaggaggcagcaacCGCCGCAGGAGGACGGCAGAGCAGGACCCTGACGAACGCAGGCAGAAGTTTCTGGAACGTAATCGGGCTGCAGCCACCCGCTGCCGACAGAAGAGAAAGCTGTGGGTGTCGTCGCTGGAGAAGAAAGCTGAGGAGCTGACGCACACaaacctgcagctgcag AACGAGGTGACGTCATTGAGGTCGGAGGTGGGTCAGCTGAAGCAGATTCTGCTCACCCACAAGGACTGTCCTGTCACCGCCCGGCAGAGAGAGGCACAGGGGTACCCCA ctGCAGGGGTGAGCCCAGGAGGAAGTCCCACCCCTGTAGGTCCTGGGTCTCATCTGCAGGCCATCCAACACAACAGCATCTCCACCTCCTCAACAGCTGCAGGCGACACAAGCCACGACCCCCAGCCTGGACGCTAG